The Candidatus Cloacimonas sp. sequence CAGTAAATAGCTGGGATTTCCCCTATTGGGATCAAAGTGCACATAGTGATGCTATGTTTTTCCATTGCAATAATATGAAAGTAACGGAAGGAAATGGTCACGGAATGCTTGCCACTGTTTGGCAGAATTGTTACCGTGCTGTTTTAGCTAATGCTTTGGGAGATCCCGACTACTCTGCATGGGCAAACACTCCTGAAATCTGGATCTCAGTTTCTCAGGACAATGGCAATCATTGGAGTTCACCGATAAAATTAAATAATATTGAAACACCAGAATTTGCAGGGCTTAAGCCAATGTGGGTATATCCTGCAGATAAAGTTATTTGGGTTAGCGATGGAGAAAATGGACGCAAAGTTGGTAAACTGGGTTTAATGTTCTATAACGATTATACTTGGGGCGCTTATGCCATTGATCCTCCCGTTGGTTCAACAAATGATGGCGGACAAGTGATGTTTACAGAATTGGAAATTACTTTCCCCTTACCTGGTGAGGCATCAGATGATCCTACCGTCACTCCTGTTACCAATATGTTGAATCAGAATTATCCCAATCCTTTTAATCCTGTAACAACAATAACATTTGATATGGCAAAGAAAGCGGTAGCGAATGTTTCCGTTTACAATGTAAAAGGACAATTGGTCAAGACCCTGTATAATGGTATTGCCGATTTTGGCAGAAATTCCGTTACTTGGAATGGAATAGACAATAATGGTAGCCAAGTTAGCAGCGGACTATATTTTTATCGTCTTTCCACAGATGGTAAGGTTGAAACCCGCAAAATGATGCTGATGAAATAATATAGCCGAAGGATATCATTCCTTCCCAATATTAAAAAAACCCTGGAGTTTTCTCCAGGGTTTTTTGTTTAGCCCAGCTCACTTGTTTAGGGAAGGGCGTTTTCTTGAGCCATAATCAATGTCGAAAGACACATTTACCCGAATATCATCTACCAGTTTTGAGTGATCAAACCGCAAATGATGCTTGAGTTCATTTTTTATACTTGAGGTAGCATCAACTTCCCTTTTTCAGTAACAACCACATAAAGAAGGGGCAGCCGATAAAAGAAGTGATAATTCCTACAGGTAATTCCATTTCCAACAAGTGGAGAGCAAGTAGATCACATACAAGCAAAAATATTCCTCCCGACCATAAAGAAAGCAAGTATATTTTCTTTTGTCCGGAAGGAATAAAAAAACGGACAATATGCGGTATAATGAGTCCCACAAAACCAATAATTCCAGCGTAAGATACACAAATTCCTATTACGATGGATGTTGATATAAATATCATTCTTCGCAGCGCAAAAGTATTTATGCCCAAACTGGCGGCATATAAATCTCCGCTGCTTAAAATATCAATGGCGGTTGACTGGAAAAAAAGATAGATTAGAATTACCAAGGATATGGCAAAAAGAATTAGAAAGCTATACCATTCTCTTTGGGTAAATATATGTCCCAAGTTTCCCATCAGCGTTCCCAGAATCAAAGCCGTATCTTGTTGATGGAGATACATTATAAGGGATATTCCCGCCGCGAAAAACATTCCGACTATCACGCCAGCTATAAGTAAACGGCTTTTATCAAATCTGCCCTTTTGATGTGCCAGTTTCCAAACCAGCAGCATAGTAAAACAGGCGCCAATAAATCCCCCCAGAGGCATCAGCATTATAAAACCTGATATTCCCAGGATAATGCTTCCCAAAGCGGAACCGGATGATATTCCTAAAATATATGGCTCGGCTAATGGATTGGCGAGCATTAGTTGATAAATGGAACCAATTCCGGCTAATGCCATACCGGTAAAAAGTGTTAAAAGTAAACGTGGGATTCGAACTTGAGAAATAATATTTGCATCTGGTTTTCCAATGGTTAAATAGGCAGATATTATGCCTAAACCAATCAAAAGCCATAGGATTAAAATGATGCGCTTTTTCATTGTTCTTTACGCCAGCTATCAAATATCCTTGCCAGTTCTTTCATTCCTTCAATACAACGAGGAGTAGCGCGTTGAATTAGATCTGGGTTGATATCCTTTTCAAAATAGATCCTTCTATTTTTTATGGCAGGGATATTTTGCCAGCCCTTTCGATTAATTATATTCTCCAGCGTATCTTGCGAATAGCAGATGATAATGTCTGGATTTGCCGTAATTACATCCTCAGATTTTACTCTGGCATAATCTCTTTCGAGAGTGGTAAAAATATTATTTCCACCTGCCGTCTCAATAAGTTCACC is a genomic window containing:
- a CDS encoding iron ABC transporter permease is translated as MKKRIILILWLLIGLGIISAYLTIGKPDANIISQVRIPRLLLTLFTGMALAGIGSIYQLMLANPLAEPYILGISSGSALGSIILGISGFIMLMPLGGFIGACFTMLLVWKLAHQKGRFDKSRLLIAGVIVGMFFAAGISLIMYLHQQDTALILGTLMGNLGHIFTQREWYSFLILFAISLVILIYLFFQSTAIDILSSGDLYAASLGINTFALRRMIFISTSIVIGICVSYAGIIGFVGLIIPHIVRFFIPSGQKKIYLLSLWSGGIFLLVCDLLALHLLEMELPVGIITSFIGCPFFMWLLLKKGS